One Desulfosoma sp. genomic window carries:
- a CDS encoding FAD-dependent oxidoreductase → MSNATQLSSSNPIGSVMVVGGGIAGVQAALDLADSGYFVHLIEKTSAIGGAMSMLDKTFPTDDCAMUILSPKLVEVGRHLNIQIHTLSEVKDVKGEAGHFQATIFQKARYIDMDKCIACGTCAEKCPRKVDDEYNAGLGKRKAAYVKFPQAVPLKYVIDKDHCIYFEKGKCRACEKFCPTQAVNFDDKDREFTLEVGSIILAPGFEPFDPKIYDTYNYTKHPNVITSMEFERILSSSGPFEGHLVRPSDHEEPKKIAWLQCVGSRDIHHCDNGYCSAVCCMYAIKEAVIAKEHAGEGLDTAIFFMDMRTPGKDFDKYYERAEREKGVRFIRSRVHSVDPVPGTDDLAIQYVAEDGTLVEEVFNLVVLSVGLQVSKDTLKLAESLGIDIGDGRFAATSPFEPVQTSRTGIYVCGVFQSPKDIPLSVMEASAAAADSGALLAPARNTLTQKPPVLTEKDVAAEEPRVGVFVCHCGVNIAGVIDVEAVARYAETLPSVVYVERNLFTCAQDTQDKMKQVIQEHNLNRIVVAACSPRTHEPLFQETLKQAGLNKYLFEMANIRNQGSWVHMNEPEAATEKAKDMVRMAVAKVALQQPLGEIQLNVTKSGLVVGGGIAGMTAALALADQGYPVTLVERKDVLGGHGRKLYSTWDGQPIAPYLDELIQRVIDHPRITVLTNAQIRDVQGFVGNFHTVLDVGGSLKEIDHGVAILAIGAHSLKPTEYGYGQSDRIFLNLDLDQAISQRDPRITNANSAVFIQCVGSREPERPYCSRVCCSHSIENALRLKKLNPDLDVYVLYRDIRTFGLRENLYKEARARGVLFIRFDLENKPQVQVAPDGTLTVTVVDHILRRPIILKPDILTLASAIVTRTSEADELAKMFKVPLNADGFFLEAHAKLRPVDFATDGVFIAGLAHFPKPTEECIAQAKAAAARAATVLAKDSILAGGVVAVVNKDLCCGCQGCVQCCPFGAISYLEQEAKCEVNQALCKGCGTCAATCPSEAITLLGFSHLQLYTQIDEALSA, encoded by the coding sequence ATGAGCAATGCGACGCAATTGAGCTCTTCAAACCCTATCGGATCCGTCATGGTGGTGGGGGGCGGCATCGCCGGCGTCCAGGCAGCCTTGGATTTGGCCGATTCGGGATATTTCGTCCATCTGATTGAAAAGACTTCGGCCATCGGTGGGGCCATGAGTATGCTGGATAAAACATTTCCCACCGATGACTGCGCCATGTGAATTCTGTCACCCAAACTGGTCGAGGTCGGCCGGCATCTGAACATTCAAATTCACACGCTTTCCGAAGTTAAAGACGTCAAGGGTGAAGCGGGTCACTTTCAGGCGACTATTTTCCAAAAAGCCCGCTACATCGACATGGACAAGTGTATCGCCTGCGGCACCTGCGCGGAAAAATGTCCTCGCAAGGTCGATGACGAATACAACGCAGGCCTTGGCAAGCGCAAGGCGGCCTATGTCAAGTTTCCCCAGGCCGTCCCCTTAAAGTATGTGATTGACAAGGATCACTGTATCTACTTTGAAAAAGGCAAATGCCGCGCCTGCGAAAAATTCTGCCCGACCCAAGCGGTGAATTTCGACGATAAGGACCGGGAATTCACTCTCGAGGTGGGCAGCATCATTCTGGCTCCTGGATTTGAACCGTTCGATCCCAAAATCTACGATACTTACAATTACACCAAACATCCTAATGTGATCACTTCTATGGAATTTGAACGGATTCTTTCCTCATCAGGACCGTTCGAAGGCCATCTGGTGCGTCCCAGTGACCATGAAGAACCCAAAAAGATTGCCTGGCTTCAGTGCGTTGGTTCCCGGGACATTCACCACTGCGACAATGGTTATTGCTCCGCCGTCTGTTGCATGTACGCCATTAAGGAAGCGGTTATCGCCAAGGAACACGCGGGTGAAGGTTTGGATACGGCGATCTTCTTTATGGACATGCGCACGCCGGGCAAGGATTTCGACAAGTACTATGAAAGGGCGGAACGGGAAAAAGGAGTGCGCTTTATTCGTTCCCGCGTGCACAGCGTGGATCCCGTACCCGGTACGGATGATCTGGCCATTCAATACGTTGCCGAAGATGGAACGCTGGTGGAAGAAGTGTTCAACCTGGTGGTTCTTTCCGTGGGACTTCAGGTTTCCAAAGACACTTTGAAACTGGCCGAATCCTTGGGGATTGACATCGGAGACGGTCGCTTTGCGGCCACGTCACCCTTTGAACCCGTGCAAACATCCCGAACCGGCATTTATGTGTGCGGTGTTTTTCAAAGCCCCAAAGACATTCCTTTATCCGTCATGGAAGCTTCGGCAGCGGCCGCCGATTCAGGAGCCTTGCTGGCGCCGGCCCGCAACACCCTCACCCAAAAACCGCCGGTTCTTACCGAAAAGGATGTGGCAGCCGAAGAACCTCGTGTGGGCGTCTTTGTCTGCCACTGCGGTGTCAACATCGCCGGTGTCATTGACGTGGAAGCCGTGGCCCGGTACGCGGAAACACTACCTTCCGTGGTTTATGTGGAGCGCAATCTGTTCACCTGCGCTCAGGATACACAGGACAAAATGAAGCAGGTCATTCAGGAACACAACCTGAATCGCATCGTTGTGGCTGCCTGCTCTCCAAGAACCCACGAACCTCTTTTCCAGGAAACCCTGAAACAGGCCGGACTGAACAAGTATCTCTTTGAAATGGCCAACATTCGAAACCAGGGTTCCTGGGTGCACATGAACGAGCCGGAAGCCGCCACGGAAAAAGCCAAAGACATGGTTCGAATGGCGGTGGCCAAGGTGGCTTTGCAGCAACCGCTCGGTGAAATTCAACTAAACGTGACGAAATCGGGACTCGTGGTCGGCGGGGGTATCGCCGGCATGACGGCCGCTTTGGCCTTGGCCGATCAGGGTTATCCGGTGACACTTGTGGAACGCAAAGATGTTCTGGGCGGTCATGGCCGTAAGCTCTATTCCACCTGGGACGGTCAGCCCATCGCCCCGTATTTGGATGAACTCATTCAAAGGGTCATTGACCATCCACGCATCACGGTGCTCACCAACGCCCAGATTCGCGATGTTCAGGGCTTTGTTGGGAACTTCCATACGGTGCTGGACGTGGGCGGTTCCCTCAAGGAAATCGATCACGGGGTCGCCATTTTGGCCATCGGCGCCCACTCTCTGAAACCTACGGAATACGGTTATGGACAGAGCGATCGGATCTTTCTGAACCTGGATCTGGATCAAGCTATCAGCCAAAGAGATCCTCGCATCACCAATGCCAATTCGGCCGTGTTTATCCAATGCGTTGGATCCCGGGAACCTGAAAGACCGTATTGCAGTCGAGTGTGCTGCAGCCATTCCATCGAAAACGCTTTGCGGTTGAAAAAACTCAATCCGGATCTGGATGTTTACGTTTTGTACCGCGATATTCGCACCTTCGGACTCAGAGAGAATCTCTACAAGGAAGCTCGAGCTCGGGGTGTGCTCTTCATTCGATTCGACCTGGAAAACAAACCCCAGGTCCAGGTGGCCCCCGATGGAACACTCACGGTGACTGTCGTGGATCATATTCTCCGACGGCCGATCATCCTGAAACCGGATATTCTCACTCTGGCTTCCGCCATCGTCACGCGCACCTCGGAAGCCGACGAACTGGCCAAAATGTTCAAGGTACCTCTCAATGCCGATGGATTCTTCCTTGAAGCCCACGCCAAACTGCGCCCCGTGGATTTCGCCACGGACGGTGTCTTTATCGCCGGCTTGGCTCATTTCCCGAAGCCGACCGAAGAATGCATCGCGCAGGCGAAAGCGGCAGCGGCTCGAGCCGCCACCGTGCTGGCCAAGGACTCGATCCTGGCAGGAGGTGTGGTGGCGGTGGTCAACAAGGATCTGTGCTGCGGCTGTCAGGGTTGTGTGCAGTGCTGTCCTTTCGGTGCCATCAGTTACCTGGAACAGGAAGCTAAATGCGAAGTGAACCAGGCTCTGTGCAAAGGCTGCGGCACCTGTGCGGCCACATGTCCTTCGGAAGCCATCACGCTGCTGGGATTTTCGCACCTGCAGCTCTATACCCAAATCGACGAGGCCCTCAGCGCCTAG
- a CDS encoding hydrogenase iron-sulfur subunit: protein MAERFEPRILAILCNWCSYAGADLAGVSRFQYPPNVRVVRVMCSGTVSPHHVIHAFQRGADGVLVAGCHIGDCHYLKGNYMTLKRMKFVQELIRFSGYNPERFRLEWISSAEGIKFAEVVRDFTEKIRSLGPAPSFEASPRLALGL from the coding sequence ATGGCGGAACGCTTTGAACCGAGAATTTTGGCAATCTTGTGCAACTGGTGCAGCTACGCCGGGGCGGACCTGGCGGGGGTGAGTCGGTTTCAATACCCGCCGAACGTGCGTGTCGTGCGCGTGATGTGTTCCGGCACCGTGTCCCCTCATCACGTCATTCATGCCTTTCAACGTGGTGCCGACGGTGTTCTGGTGGCAGGATGCCATATCGGCGACTGCCACTATCTCAAAGGGAACTACATGACCTTGAAACGCATGAAATTCGTGCAGGAACTGATTCGATTTTCCGGCTACAATCCGGAAAGGTTCCGTCTGGAATGGATCTCCTCGGCCGAAGGCATCAAATTCGCTGAAGTGGTGCGGGATTTTACCGAGAAAATACGCTCCTTGGGACCTGCGCCGTCCTTTGAAGCGAGTCCGCGGCTGGCATTGGGCCTTTAG
- a CDS encoding sulfide/dihydroorotate dehydrogenase-like FAD/NAD-binding protein, whose protein sequence is MYSIVDHEVLAPRVHRLRVQAPVVAEKAKPGQFVILIIDEKGERVPFTISDWNAEAGTVDFVFIEVGKTTQQLATLQPGDTLLSFIGPLGRPAEVGQYGHVVSVLSGYGIAAMVPILKALKEHGNTLTTIVQAPDSERLFGQKPLEELSDNLILALGTHGNGMIESTTVAMRKLLQQHPKRRIDRVIAMCSLCLMRVLSEMTRPYAIKTMVHLTPVMVDGTGMCGACRLSVGRTNRFACVHGPEFDGHEVDGWEVLMARRCTYADESILQQGFQCRGCSQW, encoded by the coding sequence ATGTATTCGATTGTCGATCACGAAGTTTTGGCTCCCAGAGTGCACCGGCTTCGCGTACAGGCTCCGGTGGTGGCGGAAAAGGCCAAGCCGGGCCAGTTCGTGATTCTCATCATCGACGAAAAAGGGGAGCGGGTTCCCTTCACCATCAGCGACTGGAACGCCGAAGCCGGCACCGTGGACTTTGTATTCATCGAGGTGGGAAAAACAACGCAGCAGTTGGCAACCCTGCAGCCTGGAGACACCTTGCTCAGTTTTATCGGACCGTTGGGCCGTCCGGCGGAAGTGGGCCAGTACGGCCATGTGGTCTCGGTGCTCAGCGGGTACGGAATCGCTGCCATGGTGCCTATTTTGAAGGCCTTAAAGGAGCATGGGAACACGCTGACCACCATCGTGCAGGCCCCCGATTCAGAACGCCTCTTTGGCCAAAAGCCTTTGGAAGAACTCAGCGATAACCTCATCCTGGCCTTGGGCACTCACGGCAATGGCATGATAGAAAGCACCACGGTGGCCATGCGGAAACTGCTGCAGCAGCACCCAAAGCGCCGTATCGACCGCGTGATCGCCATGTGTTCCTTGTGCCTCATGCGCGTCCTTTCAGAAATGACACGCCCTTATGCCATCAAAACCATGGTGCATTTGACTCCGGTGATGGTGGACGGCACGGGCATGTGTGGTGCCTGTCGCTTGAGTGTGGGCCGCACCAATCGATTCGCTTGCGTGCACGGCCCGGAATTTGACGGCCACGAAGTAGACGGCTGGGAAGTGCTCATGGCACGCCGCTGCACCTACGCCGATGAGAGCATTTTGCAGCAGGGTTTTCAATGCCGCGGATGTTCTCAGTGGTAG
- a CDS encoding tetratricopeptide repeat protein → MMFRKHTQSRSEKTASLFRPRRKKSGSSATFKVMAASLAGLAILVSAGSYWNLLDPVLAKLPVPHRLQAIELEVNGNLEEMLADTEKVFNPRDAVRLLGVKTDGWFSWGVKVVSADVDFRQWTKKPEVLRDLMPEESFETPKRLNLEVIWMGKSLGGVRLLVQLDAKDWLSKAQEAGSREERIRYLERVLEADPRNVLVKTQLAGLYAEAGRDGDAERLYEEVLELGRSRPVLERLIAVYKKEKKYANAVEASLDLLELANDPQVFQDVVRYLQNQVPTKEALKLLKQYTSKVPGAYRGSWHLVRADLATKAESWAEAAQAYESAMAAGVRDPNIHYNLSVVRTKSGDLDQAAQDLEKYLKANPGDVTNWLKLAAMYEKAGEESKALKVYQDLVAKNPSEKRALVRLAALLEKSGDKNELLKVYQNLAQLEPQDRVIQWNLAMLLYDTKQWDKATAAFEKCAALSPDDPKPLKYLLDLYQKSKNASKQMEVLQKLIALDKDNLAYYDALFVLYDQAKNYDAIIKVFEEASKKYPKVTAFHQYLLYGALKKGQKQKALEALEELCRLEPKEVKYFKQAAQIHESLGQFSKALEKIKRVLEINPNDAAAKDDYIRLRLLLAAPKKTGFFYCTEKPIRV, encoded by the coding sequence ATGATGTTTAGAAAACACACTCAAAGCCGTTCCGAAAAAACGGCATCCCTTTTCAGGCCTCGCAGGAAAAAGTCTGGAAGTTCAGCGACGTTCAAGGTGATGGCGGCCTCCCTTGCAGGGCTTGCCATTCTTGTTTCGGCGGGCAGCTATTGGAATCTGCTGGATCCTGTTTTGGCCAAGCTTCCTGTCCCTCATCGACTGCAGGCCATCGAGTTGGAAGTCAACGGGAATCTGGAAGAAATGCTTGCAGACACGGAAAAGGTGTTCAATCCGCGTGATGCCGTGCGACTTCTCGGTGTGAAAACCGACGGCTGGTTTTCCTGGGGTGTCAAGGTGGTGAGTGCCGATGTGGACTTTCGGCAATGGACGAAAAAGCCTGAAGTCTTAAGGGACCTCATGCCGGAAGAAAGCTTTGAAACCCCGAAGAGGCTGAATTTAGAAGTCATTTGGATGGGAAAATCTCTGGGAGGGGTTCGGCTTCTGGTCCAATTGGATGCGAAAGATTGGCTGTCCAAGGCTCAGGAAGCGGGAAGCAGGGAAGAAAGGATTCGTTACTTGGAAAGAGTATTGGAAGCCGATCCGCGCAACGTGCTTGTCAAGACCCAATTGGCCGGTTTGTATGCGGAAGCCGGCCGTGACGGCGATGCGGAAAGACTCTACGAAGAGGTGTTGGAACTTGGGCGTTCCCGACCCGTTCTGGAAAGGCTTATCGCCGTTTACAAGAAAGAGAAGAAATATGCGAACGCCGTGGAAGCCTCTCTGGATTTGTTAGAGCTCGCCAATGACCCGCAGGTGTTTCAGGATGTGGTGCGTTACCTGCAAAACCAGGTGCCCACGAAGGAAGCCTTGAAGCTTCTCAAGCAGTATACGTCCAAGGTGCCCGGTGCCTATCGTGGTTCATGGCATTTGGTGCGAGCGGATTTGGCCACCAAGGCCGAAAGCTGGGCGGAAGCCGCTCAGGCTTACGAAAGCGCCATGGCGGCCGGGGTTCGAGATCCCAATATTCACTACAATCTTTCCGTGGTTCGAACGAAATCGGGCGATCTGGATCAAGCGGCCCAAGATTTGGAAAAATACTTGAAAGCCAATCCCGGCGATGTAACCAATTGGTTAAAGCTTGCCGCCATGTACGAAAAAGCCGGCGAGGAGTCCAAAGCCTTGAAGGTTTATCAGGACCTAGTGGCCAAGAACCCTTCAGAAAAACGAGCCCTGGTTCGGCTGGCAGCCCTTTTGGAAAAATCCGGGGACAAAAACGAACTGCTCAAGGTGTACCAAAACCTGGCGCAGCTGGAGCCTCAGGACCGAGTGATTCAATGGAACCTGGCCATGCTGCTTTACGACACCAAACAATGGGACAAGGCCACAGCGGCTTTTGAAAAATGCGCGGCTCTTTCGCCGGATGATCCCAAGCCTTTGAAATACCTTCTGGATCTTTATCAAAAGAGTAAGAATGCATCCAAGCAGATGGAAGTGCTACAAAAGCTTATTGCCTTGGATAAGGATAACCTAGCTTACTATGATGCTTTGTTTGTTTTGTATGATCAGGCCAAGAACTACGATGCCATCATCAAGGTCTTTGAAGAAGCGTCAAAAAAGTATCCTAAAGTGACGGCTTTTCACCAGTACCTTCTCTACGGAGCCCTCAAGAAGGGCCAAAAACAAAAGGCGTTGGAGGCTTTGGAAGAACTGTGCCGTCTGGAACCCAAGGAAGTCAAATACTTCAAGCAGGCGGCGCAGATTCATGAAAGCCTTGGGCAATTCAGCAAAGCCTTGGAAAAGATTAAACGCGTGTTGGAAATCAATCCCAACGATGCAGCGGCCAAGGACGATTACATTCGCCTGCGGCTTCTCCTGGCGGCGCCCAAGAAGACCGGCTTTTTCTATTGCACGGAAAAGCCGATTCGTGTATAA
- the gltA gene encoding NADPH-dependent glutamate synthase, producing the protein MTEQKQTKGASEKKPKLNLNRVEMPKQSEHERRHNFDEVALGYTWELAKEEASRCIQCKKRPCQQGCPVNIDIPDFIAALQREDIEEAAKILKRKTSLPGVCGRVCPQELQCEEACTLNKKGAPIAIGRLERFIADWERTQGAPTMPEMAPSTGKKVAVVGSGPSGLTVASDLAILGHKVVLFEALHVAGGVLMYGIPEFRLPKEIVQREVQYVQSLGVDLRLNTVIGINYSLDELLRTDYDAVYLAPGAGLPKFMGVPGENLNMVYSANEFLTRTNLMKAYRYPEYATPIKMGKKVAVIGGGNVAMDAARCAVRLGAQEVYVIYRRTRAEMPARLEEVENAEEEGIEFHFLCNPTAFLSDGRNNVAAMELIRMRLTEPDESGRRRPVPIPGSEYILDVDTVVVSLGTSPNPLIPSTTPDLNVTRWGTVVIDERGRTSKARVWAGGDIVSGGATVISAMGEGRIAAASMHEFLSNGQKKIIPPSPVKDEEKSE; encoded by the coding sequence ATGACGGAGCAAAAACAAACCAAGGGCGCCTCGGAAAAGAAACCCAAACTTAATCTGAACCGGGTCGAGATGCCCAAACAGTCGGAACATGAGCGCCGGCATAACTTCGACGAGGTCGCTTTGGGATACACGTGGGAATTGGCCAAGGAAGAAGCATCCCGGTGCATTCAGTGTAAGAAGCGACCGTGCCAGCAAGGCTGTCCGGTCAATATCGACATTCCGGATTTTATCGCAGCTTTGCAGCGTGAAGACATTGAAGAAGCCGCTAAGATTCTCAAACGCAAAACCTCGCTTCCCGGCGTCTGCGGCCGAGTGTGTCCCCAGGAACTTCAATGCGAAGAGGCTTGTACACTGAACAAAAAAGGAGCCCCGATAGCTATCGGGCGATTGGAACGCTTCATCGCCGATTGGGAAAGAACCCAGGGGGCTCCGACCATGCCCGAAATGGCCCCATCCACGGGCAAGAAGGTGGCTGTCGTGGGATCCGGTCCTTCCGGACTGACCGTGGCTTCGGACCTGGCCATTCTCGGCCATAAGGTGGTCCTCTTTGAAGCCTTGCACGTGGCCGGCGGCGTGCTCATGTACGGCATTCCAGAATTTCGGCTTCCCAAGGAGATTGTTCAAAGGGAAGTCCAGTATGTGCAATCCTTGGGCGTGGATCTTCGGTTGAACACAGTCATCGGGATCAACTACAGCCTCGATGAACTGCTCAGAACCGATTACGATGCCGTGTATTTGGCCCCCGGAGCCGGTCTGCCGAAATTTATGGGGGTTCCCGGTGAAAACCTGAATATGGTCTATTCGGCCAATGAGTTCCTTACACGCACCAACTTAATGAAAGCCTACCGGTATCCGGAATATGCCACGCCTATTAAGATGGGCAAAAAGGTGGCGGTTATCGGAGGAGGCAACGTGGCCATGGACGCCGCACGATGTGCCGTGCGTCTGGGAGCCCAGGAAGTGTACGTGATCTACCGACGCACGCGTGCCGAAATGCCGGCACGGCTTGAAGAAGTGGAAAACGCTGAAGAAGAAGGAATCGAATTCCATTTTCTGTGCAACCCCACGGCCTTTTTGAGTGATGGACGAAACAATGTGGCGGCCATGGAACTCATTCGCATGAGGCTCACCGAACCTGACGAAAGCGGGCGGCGGCGTCCGGTACCGATTCCCGGCAGTGAATACATTCTGGATGTGGACACCGTTGTGGTCTCTTTGGGAACCTCCCCCAACCCGCTCATCCCCTCAACCACACCCGACCTCAATGTCACGCGTTGGGGCACTGTCGTGATCGACGAAAGGGGTCGCACGTCTAAGGCTCGAGTCTGGGCTGGAGGCGATATCGTCTCGGGAGGCGCCACCGTCATCAGCGCCATGGGTGAAGGCCGCATCGCCGCCGCCTCCATGCATGAGTTCCTGAGCAACGGACAAAAGAAGATTATTCCTCCCAGTCCCGTAAAGGACGAAGAGAAATCGGAATAA
- a CDS encoding 4Fe-4S dicluster domain-containing protein, with protein sequence MKTKVRQLLEEGRVDAFIAYKTVHGLPFPAVFTKDDLNTLETWQPFKARYPVTKLLLAQARQYPDKTFGVLVRGCEERSLYELFKWNQLQPDKVVIVGHACPQDLAFSCECSKPYPDHLDYGEAPKPVSQSRRLQELEAMPDTERLAWWLGHFNRCIRCYGCRDVCPVCFCTECSLEHKELIPAGKLPPDTSFHLVRAVHMAGRCIDCGMCEETCPSNIPLRVLYKHVNSLVEGIFDYKTGVPDGKSPFTMLGEESFLPTGPR encoded by the coding sequence ATGAAGACCAAAGTTCGACAATTACTGGAAGAAGGTCGCGTGGACGCCTTTATCGCTTACAAAACGGTCCACGGGCTGCCTTTCCCCGCTGTTTTTACCAAGGACGACCTGAACACCTTGGAAACGTGGCAGCCGTTCAAGGCTCGTTATCCCGTCACTAAGCTTCTGTTGGCCCAGGCACGACAATATCCGGACAAAACTTTCGGTGTGCTGGTTCGTGGCTGCGAGGAAAGGTCTCTTTACGAACTCTTCAAATGGAACCAGCTTCAACCTGACAAGGTGGTGATCGTAGGGCATGCTTGCCCGCAGGATCTCGCCTTTTCGTGCGAGTGTTCCAAGCCCTACCCGGATCACTTGGATTATGGGGAAGCTCCCAAGCCCGTGTCACAGAGCCGGCGGCTTCAGGAACTGGAAGCCATGCCCGACACAGAAAGGCTGGCCTGGTGGCTGGGCCATTTCAACCGCTGCATTCGCTGTTATGGATGCCGAGACGTGTGCCCTGTGTGCTTCTGCACCGAATGCAGCCTGGAACACAAGGAACTCATTCCCGCAGGAAAACTGCCTCCGGATACATCCTTTCATTTGGTTCGAGCGGTGCACATGGCCGGTCGATGCATTGATTGTGGAATGTGTGAGGAAACATGCCCGTCGAACATCCCCTTGAGGGTGCTCTACAAGCATGTGAACAGTTTGGTGGAAGGAATCTTTGACTACAAGACAGGTGTTCCGGACGGCAAATCACCGTTTACCATGCTGGGTGAAGAAAGTTTTCTTCCCACCGGCCCTCGCTAG
- a CDS encoding entericidin A/B family lipoprotein, with the protein MHGGRSFGRVWAWLLALSLFLGAATGCNTVKGIGKDIRSLGGAIERSADGAK; encoded by the coding sequence ATGCATGGGGGACGAAGCTTTGGCAGGGTGTGGGCTTGGTTGTTGGCCTTGAGCCTTTTCTTGGGGGCTGCCACGGGTTGCAACACGGTCAAGGGCATCGGGAAGGACATTCGGTCTTTGGGGGGAGCCATCGAAAGATCGGCGGATGGCGCCAAGTAA